The following proteins come from a genomic window of Frankia casuarinae:
- a CDS encoding GAF domain-containing protein, which yields MAGCSSNLDAYNHQGAEVAQARELFLTTDSIEPDRVRDSIRASWLRSRHWEVAAEGPRLTFVGDLDSENPVSRAAAPIVRQLGDQLVDQPISIILTDAEGVVLARRTGDRALEKHLDAVQLAPGFSYAERLVGTNGIGTALEGRSPAHVFGHEHYASNLENLACAGVPMHHPVTRKIIGVLDLTCWRPDAGPLLMAMARAAAAQIQESLLANEEHRDLALLRGKSSVMAWVGGPKARPVLPVGWFSACGWG from the coding sequence ATGGCTGGTTGTTCGAGCAACCTAGATGCTTATAATCATCAGGGCGCCGAGGTTGCGCAGGCGCGGGAGCTGTTCCTGACCACCGACTCCATCGAGCCGGACAGGGTACGCGACAGCATCCGGGCGTCCTGGTTACGCTCCCGGCACTGGGAGGTAGCGGCGGAAGGCCCCCGACTCACGTTCGTGGGCGACCTCGACAGCGAAAACCCGGTCAGCCGCGCCGCAGCGCCCATCGTCCGCCAGCTCGGCGATCAACTTGTAGACCAGCCTATCAGCATCATCCTGACCGATGCCGAGGGAGTCGTCCTGGCCCGGCGCACCGGTGACCGCGCCCTGGAGAAGCACCTCGACGCGGTCCAGCTCGCACCGGGTTTCAGCTACGCGGAAAGACTGGTGGGAACCAACGGAATCGGTACCGCGCTCGAGGGAAGGTCCCCCGCCCATGTCTTCGGGCACGAGCACTACGCCTCGAACCTCGAGAATCTAGCCTGCGCCGGAGTGCCGATGCACCATCCAGTCACAAGGAAGATAATTGGCGTCTTGGACCTGACCTGTTGGCGTCCGGACGCCGGGCCGCTGCTCATGGCCATGGCCCGGGCCGCGGCGGCACAGATTCAGGAATCCCTGCTCGCCAACGAAGAACACCGTGACCTTGCCCTGTTACGGGGTAAGAGTTCGGTGATGGCGTGGGTGGGCGGGCCGAAGGCCCGGCCGGTGTTGCCGGTCGGGTGGTTTTCGGCTTGTGGGTGGGGTTAG
- a CDS encoding diguanylate cyclase yields the protein MPDRSRPSRRAGRASGLRLNGGEGASLERLRERFLTAGISAEISAEISAETSESGGVRDPIRESWMRSRRWAVAADSPEPLLAASDLDVPVARAAEPVLCQLADRLARQAVSAIVTDANGLVLMRCTGDAAFERRLDRVSLLPGFSYAERFVGTNGIGTALEEHRPAHVFGQEHYAESLGEFACAGVPLRDPVTGQTLGLFDLTCPRRDAGPLLAVMAGMVANQIQDVLLLAVPGHDRELISLREADAAELRRLLMAERQQRELAETMHRVVVETTRAVTPPEILGRVMTAAAAQLPCEAAWALAREPCGTLRVVAVHGQVDTRAVGAMIVPLPDSPLLLAFHGGGMIGPHRRLPEVLPGQRYPVGSWLAVPALCRPAPTVVVLIASRAAGGYNPRQARLAYAVLGQAAAACENAYLFEETQRLADSDPLTGLANRRHFFEQADALVRGHLHAARSLAAFMIDIDHFKQVNDGHGHAVGDAVLAEVARRVQGTLGPQDIVGRIGGEEFAAVLGCPAATAGVLAERLRQAIGASPVATADGPLPVTVSVGVAMLNPDDSGLGDLLIRADVALYQAKRSGRDRVATAQP from the coding sequence ATGCCGGATCGGTCAAGACCGTCTCGGCGAGCCGGACGGGCCTCGGGGCTTCGCCTCAACGGTGGGGAAGGAGCCTCGCTCGAGCGGCTGCGCGAGCGGTTCCTCACCGCCGGGATCTCAGCTGAGATCTCGGCTGAGATCTCGGCTGAGACCAGCGAGTCCGGTGGGGTGCGGGATCCGATCCGCGAGTCGTGGATGCGGTCGCGGCGGTGGGCGGTGGCCGCGGACAGCCCCGAGCCCCTCCTCGCCGCGTCGGACCTTGACGTACCTGTCGCGCGCGCGGCCGAACCGGTCCTGTGCCAGCTCGCCGATCGGCTGGCCAGGCAGGCCGTCAGCGCGATCGTCACCGACGCGAACGGTCTGGTGCTCATGCGGTGCACCGGCGACGCCGCATTCGAACGCCGGCTGGACCGCGTATCGCTGCTGCCCGGATTTAGTTATGCCGAGCGGTTTGTCGGCACCAACGGCATCGGTACCGCTCTTGAGGAGCACAGGCCGGCGCACGTGTTCGGTCAGGAGCACTACGCGGAGTCCCTCGGCGAGTTCGCCTGCGCCGGTGTTCCCCTGCGTGATCCGGTGACGGGGCAGACGCTGGGCCTGTTCGATCTCACCTGTCCGCGCCGGGATGCCGGGCCGCTGCTGGCGGTCATGGCGGGCATGGTCGCCAACCAGATCCAGGATGTCCTGCTTCTCGCCGTGCCGGGGCACGACCGGGAACTGATCTCGCTTCGCGAGGCCGACGCGGCGGAGTTGCGCAGGCTGCTGATGGCCGAGCGCCAGCAGCGGGAACTGGCCGAGACGATGCACCGGGTCGTCGTCGAGACCACCAGGGCGGTGACTCCGCCGGAGATCCTCGGGCGGGTCATGACGGCGGCTGCCGCGCAGCTTCCGTGCGAGGCGGCGTGGGCGCTGGCCCGGGAACCGTGCGGAACGTTGCGGGTCGTGGCGGTCCACGGCCAGGTGGATACCCGGGCGGTCGGGGCGATGATCGTCCCGCTTCCGGATTCCCCTCTGCTGCTGGCGTTCCACGGCGGTGGGATGATCGGGCCGCACCGGAGGCTGCCGGAGGTGCTCCCCGGCCAGCGCTACCCGGTGGGCAGCTGGCTGGCCGTGCCGGCGCTGTGCCGGCCGGCCCCCACCGTCGTCGTTCTGATCGCCTCGCGGGCTGCTGGTGGCTACAATCCCAGGCAGGCTCGTCTGGCTTATGCCGTGCTGGGCCAGGCGGCGGCGGCCTGTGAGAACGCCTACCTGTTCGAGGAGACGCAGCGGCTTGCGGACAGTGATCCGCTGACGGGGCTGGCGAACCGGCGTCATTTCTTCGAGCAGGCCGATGCTCTGGTCCGCGGGCATCTGCATGCGGCGCGGTCGCTGGCTGCCTTCATGATCGATATTGATCATTTTAAGCAGGTCAACGACGGTCACGGTCATGCTGTGGGTGACGCGGTTCTCGCCGAGGTCGCTCGGCGCGTGCAGGGCACGCTGGGCCCGCAGGACATCGTCGGCCGTATCGGCGGCGAGGAGTTCGCGGCCGTGCTGGGCTGCCCGGCTGCGACGGCGGGTGTTCTCGCCGAGCGGCTTCGGCAGGCGATCGGGGCCAGCCCGGTGGCTACCGCCGACGGTCCGCTCCCGGTCACCGTCAGCGTGGGGGTGGCGATGCTGAACCCGGACGATTCCGGGCTTGGCGACCTGCTCATCCGCGCCGACGTGGCCCTCTACCAGGCAAAGCGCTCCGGCCGGGACCGGGTCGCGACCGCGCAGCCATGA
- a CDS encoding helix-turn-helix domain-containing protein, with amino-acid sequence MVLGLNDDVVMMNEHARQLLDPRDQSVLIGRITDVVARRRATTLMMELPSGTWARVHCRTVATERATDGAVAHVRFVEAPRPRHADTALTRLPLPGIVGSGTLWTRACREVDAAAQAGEWVILRGEPGVGKTALARAVCQRHDPSAWFSVVDGHNTTVREWGTLLRHELSRSRGTLVVRHVDRIDPYRLHVLASACQAAEAGGRRDLPWVVLTLSADDKPLGPLMRYFPRCIEVPPLRHHIDDLHQIVPFLLVKLTRGGQLACSPQAMQALLRTSWPGNIEQVRQVLRKVIQVRPAGTIMVGDLPPECHTVTRRVLGAMEAIERDAIVQSLLSADGNRTLAARALGMSRATIYRRIRQYGIEIPAPSV; translated from the coding sequence GTGGTGCTCGGCCTCAACGACGACGTCGTCATGATGAACGAGCACGCGCGCCAACTACTCGACCCCCGCGACCAGTCGGTGCTGATCGGGCGCATCACCGATGTCGTCGCCAGACGCCGTGCCACCACCCTGATGATGGAACTGCCCAGCGGAACCTGGGCCCGCGTGCACTGCCGGACAGTGGCAACGGAGAGGGCCACCGACGGGGCGGTGGCCCATGTCCGTTTTGTCGAAGCGCCGCGCCCGCGGCATGCGGACACCGCTCTGACGCGGCTTCCGCTGCCCGGCATCGTCGGCTCCGGAACTCTATGGACCCGTGCCTGCCGGGAAGTGGACGCGGCTGCGCAAGCAGGTGAGTGGGTGATATTACGAGGAGAGCCCGGCGTGGGCAAAACAGCCCTGGCCCGGGCCGTGTGCCAGCGGCATGATCCGTCCGCGTGGTTCTCCGTTGTCGACGGCCACAACACTACTGTTCGGGAGTGGGGGACCCTTCTCCGCCACGAACTGAGCCGTAGCCGGGGCACGCTGGTGGTACGCCACGTCGATCGCATCGACCCCTATCGGCTGCATGTGCTGGCGTCCGCCTGCCAAGCAGCGGAGGCGGGCGGCCGCCGGGATCTGCCGTGGGTAGTCCTGACGCTCAGCGCCGACGACAAACCCCTCGGCCCCCTGATGCGCTACTTCCCGCGTTGCATCGAAGTGCCCCCGTTGCGGCACCATATCGATGATCTGCACCAAATCGTGCCGTTCCTGCTGGTAAAACTTACCCGTGGCGGCCAACTCGCCTGCTCCCCGCAGGCTATGCAAGCACTGTTGCGTACCAGTTGGCCAGGCAACATCGAGCAGGTGCGGCAGGTGCTGCGCAAAGTCATCCAGGTTCGCCCCGCAGGCACGATCATGGTCGGTGACCTGCCGCCGGAATGTCACACGGTCACCCGCCGGGTTCTCGGAGCCATGGAGGCGATCGAGCGGGACGCAATAGTGCAGAGCCTGCTCAGTGCGGACGGGAACAGGACCCTCGCGGCGCGGGCTCTCGGCATGTCGCGAGCGACGATCTACCGCAGAATCCGGCAGTACGGCATCGAGATCCCCGCTCCCAGCGTGTAG
- a CDS encoding IS66 family transposase: MSVLSVTDDVTEVAYWRGRAERAEECAEKAEARVGQLQLRVEELSEQVAVLSRMLFGRSSEKTGPSSAVDEKPEDRQDSGGGDAGRPARQRGQRPGSRGHGRRDYSHLQTREEIHDVPEVDRACPGCGVAFTPLGTDDSEQVDWQVVITRIVHRRRRYRRCCTCPGPRTVTAPVPPKPIPKGRFTAGFLARLLYEKYVLGLPLHRIARALAAAGLGVAEGTLCGALKDVHGLLGGLDEQIVARNAAAGHVHADETTWRVFERVEGKDGTRWWLWVFVAADTVVFRMDPTRSAAPVEKHFGIDRAAGALSDGCRLVVSSDFYTVYQSLGRVDGVDPLWCWAHIRRYFIRAGDAHPQLRYWADQWVARIGMLYLAHRALAAEQPTTGGYREAAGAFEAALRAIDTARRAEAAIHSLHPAAKKVLATLDREWDGLARHQDFPDLDLDNNAAERALRTPVVGRKNYYGAHAEWAAHLAARVWTIVATAERNGREPLAFLTGYLNACATAGGKAPAGPALEPFLTWQTTTQTGSPPSTDPPQDGPPDGPEP; this comes from the coding sequence GTGTCTGTTCTGTCTGTCACCGATGATGTCACCGAGGTGGCGTACTGGCGTGGGCGTGCCGAGCGGGCCGAGGAGTGTGCGGAGAAAGCCGAGGCCCGTGTCGGGCAGCTGCAGCTGCGGGTCGAGGAGTTGAGCGAGCAGGTCGCGGTGCTGTCCCGGATGCTGTTCGGTCGTTCCTCGGAGAAGACCGGCCCGTCGTCGGCTGTGGATGAGAAACCAGAAGATCGGCAGGATTCGGGCGGTGGGGATGCCGGCCGGCCGGCGCGTCAACGCGGGCAGCGGCCGGGGAGCCGGGGGCATGGCCGGCGGGACTACTCGCATCTGCAGACCCGCGAGGAGATCCATGATGTGCCCGAGGTCGACCGTGCCTGCCCCGGGTGTGGGGTGGCGTTCACGCCGTTGGGGACCGACGACAGCGAACAGGTCGACTGGCAGGTCGTGATCACCCGGATCGTGCATCGGCGGCGGCGGTATCGGCGGTGCTGCACATGTCCGGGGCCGCGGACAGTGACCGCGCCGGTGCCACCCAAACCGATTCCCAAGGGCCGGTTCACCGCGGGGTTCCTCGCCCGCCTTCTCTACGAGAAGTACGTCCTGGGCCTGCCGTTGCACCGGATCGCTCGGGCGCTGGCCGCCGCCGGGCTCGGTGTTGCCGAGGGCACTCTGTGTGGGGCGTTGAAGGACGTGCATGGACTGCTCGGCGGGCTCGATGAGCAGATCGTGGCGCGTAACGCCGCCGCCGGTCATGTCCACGCGGACGAGACGACGTGGCGGGTGTTCGAGCGGGTCGAGGGCAAGGACGGGACCCGCTGGTGGCTGTGGGTGTTCGTCGCCGCCGACACGGTGGTGTTCCGGATGGACCCGACCCGCTCGGCTGCCCCGGTCGAGAAGCACTTCGGGATCGACCGGGCCGCCGGGGCGCTGTCCGACGGATGTCGCCTCGTCGTCTCGTCGGACTTCTACACCGTCTACCAGTCCCTGGGCCGCGTCGACGGAGTCGACCCGCTCTGGTGCTGGGCACACATCCGCCGGTACTTCATCCGGGCCGGGGACGCCCACCCCCAACTGCGGTACTGGGCCGACCAGTGGGTCGCCCGGATCGGGATGCTCTACCTCGCTCACCGCGCCCTCGCCGCCGAGCAGCCCACAACCGGCGGCTACCGCGAGGCCGCCGGCGCGTTCGAGGCCGCGCTGAGGGCGATCGACACGGCGCGGCGCGCGGAGGCGGCGATCCACAGCCTGCACCCGGCGGCGAAGAAGGTCCTGGCGACCCTGGACCGGGAATGGGACGGGCTGGCCCGCCACCAGGACTTCCCCGACCTGGATCTTGACAACAATGCTGCCGAGAGAGCGCTACGGACCCCGGTCGTCGGGCGGAAGAACTACTACGGCGCACACGCTGAGTGGGCCGCGCACCTCGCCGCCCGGGTCTGGACCATCGTCGCCACCGCGGAGCGTAACGGCCGTGAACCCCTCGCGTTCCTGACCGGCTACCTGAACGCCTGCGCCACAGCCGGCGGGAAAGCACCCGCCGGCCCCGCCCTCGAACCCTTCCTCACCTGGCAGACCACCACCCAGACCGGCAGCCCTCCCAGCACCGACCCACCCCAGGACGGCCCACCCGACGGGCCCGAGCCCTAA